The Virgibacillus dokdonensis genome includes a window with the following:
- a CDS encoding response regulator, with protein MIHVLFADDHEMVRIGVTSYLAAQPDIEVVAEAADGGEAVELALTLKPDIILMDLVMKEMDGIEATRLIIEQWPEAKIIIVTSFLDDEKVYPALEAGATSYMLKTSKAEEIAKAIRATFEGQTVLEPEVTGKIMNRMRSPERALHEALTEREREILLLVAQGKTNQEIADQLFISLKTVKVHVSNILSKLEVQDRTQAVIYAFKNHLVE; from the coding sequence GTGATACATGTATTATTTGCTGATGACCATGAAATGGTACGTATTGGAGTAACTTCTTATTTAGCGGCCCAGCCAGATATAGAAGTTGTTGCAGAGGCAGCTGATGGAGGAGAAGCTGTAGAACTAGCGTTAACGTTAAAGCCGGATATAATTTTAATGGATCTTGTTATGAAAGAAATGGACGGAATTGAGGCAACACGGCTCATTATTGAACAATGGCCAGAAGCTAAAATAATTATTGTGACTAGCTTTTTAGATGATGAGAAAGTGTACCCCGCTTTAGAAGCAGGTGCAACAAGTTATATGTTGAAAACATCGAAAGCGGAAGAAATAGCTAAAGCAATTCGGGCAACCTTTGAAGGACAAACTGTGTTGGAGCCAGAAGTGACAGGGAAAATTATGAATCGTATGCGTTCTCCAGAACGCGCTTTGCACGAAGCTTTAACAGAAAGGGAACGGGAAATTTTGTTGTTAGTCGCTCAAGGAAAAACAAATCAAGAAATTGCCGATCAATTGTTTATTTCGTTAAAAACGGTAAAAGTACATGTAAGTAATATTTTATCTAAGTTAGAAGTGCAAGATCGCACGCAAGCTGTTATATATGCTTTTAAAAATCATTTAGTTGAATAA
- the aceA gene encoding isocitrate lyase, translating to MVTERVEKLQKAWENDERWIGVERPYSAEKVIRLRGSVDIAYTLAEKGSEKLWELLQTEDYIHALGALTGNQAVQQVKAGLKAIYLSGWQVAADANLAGQMYPDQSLYPVNSVPNVVKRINQALQRADQIHYSEGKEDIDWFAPIVADAEAGFGGQLNVFELMKSMIEAGASGVHFEDQLASEKKCGHLGGKVLLPTQTAVRNLIAARLAADVMGTPTIIVARTDANAADLITSDVDPYDARFITGERTTEGFYKTKSGIHQAIARGLAYAPYADLIWCETSEPNYEEAKQFAEAIHEKYPNKMLAYNCSPSFNWKKKLTDEEIAQFQNRIAELGYKFQFVTLAGFHALNYSMFELARKYKTEGMKAYSELQQNEFDSEKYGYTATRHQREVGTGYFDEVAQVVSGGTSSTAALKGSTEEEQFSL from the coding sequence ATGGTAACTGAACGTGTAGAAAAATTACAGAAAGCTTGGGAAAATGATGAACGGTGGATAGGTGTAGAAAGGCCTTATAGTGCGGAAAAAGTTATTCGTTTAAGGGGTTCCGTGGATATAGCATACACATTGGCAGAAAAAGGATCGGAGAAATTATGGGAATTATTACAAACGGAAGATTACATTCATGCACTTGGAGCTTTAACAGGAAATCAAGCTGTTCAACAAGTTAAAGCTGGATTAAAAGCAATTTATCTTAGTGGTTGGCAAGTAGCTGCAGATGCGAACTTAGCAGGGCAAATGTATCCAGACCAAAGCTTGTACCCTGTGAATAGTGTACCAAATGTAGTAAAGCGGATAAATCAAGCATTGCAACGAGCGGATCAAATTCATTATTCAGAGGGGAAAGAGGATATCGATTGGTTTGCGCCAATTGTCGCTGATGCAGAAGCTGGTTTTGGTGGTCAATTAAATGTATTCGAACTTATGAAATCAATGATTGAGGCAGGTGCTTCAGGTGTACATTTTGAGGATCAACTAGCTTCAGAGAAAAAATGTGGCCATTTAGGCGGTAAAGTATTGCTACCTACACAAACAGCGGTACGAAATTTGATTGCTGCTCGATTGGCTGCGGATGTAATGGGAACACCTACTATTATTGTTGCTAGAACCGATGCAAATGCGGCCGATTTGATTACGAGTGATGTAGATCCTTATGATGCTCGATTTATTACTGGAGAGAGAACAACAGAAGGCTTTTATAAGACGAAATCTGGTATTCATCAAGCGATCGCAAGGGGACTTGCGTATGCGCCTTATGCTGATTTAATCTGGTGTGAAACTTCAGAACCAAATTACGAAGAAGCTAAACAATTTGCCGAGGCGATACACGAAAAATATCCAAACAAAATGTTAGCTTATAATTGTTCACCATCATTTAATTGGAAGAAAAAGTTGACAGATGAAGAAATTGCTCAGTTCCAGAATAGAATAGCAGAACTTGGATATAAATTCCAGTTTGTTACGTTAGCAGGATTTCACGCTCTTAATTATAGTATGTTTGAATTGGCAAGAAAATATAAAACAGAAGGTATGAAGGCATATTCGGAGTTACAACAAAATGAATTTGATAGCGAAAAATATGGATATACTGCTACAAGACATCAACGAGAAGTAGGAACTGGGTATTTTGATGAAGTCGCACAGGTGGTTTCTGGAGGTACGTCCTCAACGGCTGCATTAAAAGGTTCAACAGAAGAAGAACAATTTTCTTTATAA
- a CDS encoding sensor histidine kinase produces MNLLLRHISTAVLYSIILTILVTGVTLFAFVDDWSTIVNKKIEDISFLFILFVIPVTVGIITGIVAGIYWRQRVHFVEKRMEEIIKGQKLSFDLEIPKGLEQMQHHLEQIQHKFRMQTEHAQRLATERAVEREQSLQEIVVQERNRLARELHDSVSQQLFAASMMMSTITETNPPQDETMKKQLRMVENMIQQSQLEMRALLLHLRPVALKGKSLQEGTKELLIELTQKVPMQIDWNIEDFTVDKGVEDQLFRIIQEALSNTLRHAKANSLHVMLVERDGNIILRATDDGVGFDMKKLKTGSYGLQNMRERAYEIGGSYKIISFPNQGTRLEVKVPYFNEGGEME; encoded by the coding sequence ATGAACCTGTTATTACGGCATATCTCTACTGCAGTTTTATATAGTATTATTTTAACAATATTAGTAACAGGAGTAACACTTTTTGCGTTCGTAGATGATTGGAGTACGATTGTTAATAAAAAAATAGAAGACATCTCCTTCTTATTTATTTTATTTGTTATTCCTGTCACTGTTGGTATTATAACTGGGATAGTTGCAGGTATCTATTGGAGACAACGTGTTCACTTTGTGGAAAAGAGAATGGAAGAAATTATTAAAGGACAAAAACTAAGTTTTGATTTGGAAATACCAAAAGGCTTGGAACAAATGCAGCATCATCTTGAGCAAATTCAACATAAATTTAGGATGCAAACAGAGCATGCTCAACGATTAGCAACGGAACGAGCTGTAGAACGAGAACAAAGCTTACAGGAAATTGTTGTTCAAGAGAGAAATAGATTAGCTCGCGAATTGCATGACTCTGTCAGTCAGCAATTATTTGCGGCTTCAATGATGATGTCGACAATTACAGAAACAAATCCGCCTCAGGATGAAACAATGAAAAAACAACTTCGGATGGTAGAGAATATGATTCAACAATCGCAGTTAGAAATGCGAGCACTTCTTTTACATTTACGTCCTGTAGCTTTGAAAGGGAAATCTTTACAAGAAGGGACGAAGGAGTTGTTAATTGAACTCACACAAAAAGTGCCAATGCAAATTGATTGGAATATTGAGGATTTTACTGTTGATAAAGGTGTAGAGGACCAATTGTTTCGGATTATCCAAGAAGCTTTATCAAATACATTACGCCATGCAAAAGCTAATTCTTTGCATGTCATGTTAGTAGAAAGAGATGGAAATATTATTCTGCGAGCAACGGATGATGGGGTTGGATTTGATATGAAAAAATTAAAAACTGGATCATATGGTTTACAAAATATGAGAGAAAGAGCTTATGAAATAGGTGGCAGCTATAAAATAATTAGTTTTCCTAATCAAGGCACACGCCTAGAAGTAAAAGTTCCTTATTTTAATGAAGGAGGAGAGATGGAGTGA
- a CDS encoding flagellar basal body rod protein — MKKFLLFLAGLVAFMVLLANIGPMVFFALGIWLLYVIFKQFMKTDSVAGKVGWVIVGLIVLSITISNMFALIGVVAIVALYMIYKSWKKDDDDPVVHHIKEDDPFTNFEREWAELNK; from the coding sequence GTGAAAAAATTTCTTTTATTTCTAGCAGGGTTAGTAGCCTTCATGGTCCTACTTGCTAACATAGGACCAATGGTATTCTTCGCGCTAGGTATTTGGTTACTGTATGTTATTTTTAAGCAGTTTATGAAAACTGATTCTGTTGCAGGAAAAGTAGGCTGGGTTATTGTAGGGCTCATTGTTTTGAGTATTACCATTTCAAATATGTTTGCGTTAATAGGCGTTGTTGCGATAGTGGCACTCTACATGATTTATAAAAGTTGGAAGAAAGACGACGATGATCCAGTTGTACATCATATAAAAGAAGACGATCCATTTACAAATTTTGAACGTGAATGGGCAGAATTAAATAAGTAA
- the liaF gene encoding cell wall-active antibiotics response protein LiaF — MFHRLSTDTLNWILIVGVILFVLEMTFFEGGMIIPALFFALLIYVGRKNLKRFWGKLFFWAGLIGIIFSILNMLAIRFFVISTIAIFVIQYSKSKKVAKWVKPYLNTETAQVEQEDLVRKHPFFDHRFFDDQRTDDVAYQWRDVNIHGAFGDRVIDLSNTVLPNDTAVISIRHLVGNIEIHVPYDVEVSIHHSSVIGRAHIFGNYHDRMMNQTLLYQTKNYDTSFPRVKIIIAIFSGDVEVKRI; from the coding sequence ATGTTTCATCGACTATCAACCGATACATTGAATTGGATACTGATTGTTGGTGTCATTCTCTTTGTATTAGAGATGACTTTTTTTGAAGGCGGCATGATTATTCCTGCGCTTTTTTTTGCCTTGCTTATTTATGTGGGAAGAAAAAATCTTAAACGTTTTTGGGGGAAATTATTTTTTTGGGCAGGTTTAATAGGGATTATTTTTTCCATTTTAAATATGCTTGCGATTCGATTTTTTGTTATTTCTACAATAGCAATATTTGTTATTCAATATTCGAAATCAAAAAAGGTAGCGAAATGGGTAAAACCTTATTTAAATACGGAAACGGCGCAGGTGGAACAAGAAGACCTTGTTCGTAAACACCCTTTTTTTGATCACCGCTTTTTTGATGACCAAAGAACAGATGATGTTGCTTATCAATGGAGAGATGTTAACATTCATGGAGCATTCGGTGATCGAGTTATAGATTTAAGCAATACTGTGTTACCAAATGATACGGCAGTCATCTCTATTCGCCATCTTGTAGGGAATATCGAGATTCATGTGCCGTATGACGTAGAAGTTAGTATTCATCATAGCTCTGTTATTGGACGTGCGCACATTTTTGGAAATTACCATGACCGTATGATGAACCAAACGTTATTATATCAAACGAAAAATTATGATACGTCGTTCCCTCGTGTAAAAATAATTATAGCTATATTCTCTGGAGATGTCGAGGTGAAACGAATATGA
- a CDS encoding aromatic acid exporter family protein, with amino-acid sequence MKPSHFIGSRVVKTGVAVFLTAWICELFHAPAVFAVITAIVTIEPTVADSIRKGFIRFPASAIGAAYSVFFIYLFGNSPITYALAATLTIVTCFRLKLHAGLLVATLTAVAMIEVIHSNYFISFLIRLGTTTIGLVVSTAVNMFVLPPDYTSHITENMMTIRKRLATRIKKVFYAVTAEQPITAVHSLHSSDDVYKKIRQTETLIQFQKEEAKYHPLTSSEKKFFKQIEKQLASLKLIHYHIDNVLTTKLRNDLWMDHEKKIIREVVDELVDTFHHKTKLNQTDICNLRELYWRENGVASRKPDANIANLPPELIITYELLTICQLTNRFLEYGNNVDVVNSSD; translated from the coding sequence GTGAAACCTTCCCATTTTATTGGCAGCAGAGTTGTAAAAACTGGTGTCGCAGTTTTTCTTACCGCTTGGATTTGCGAGCTGTTTCATGCCCCAGCTGTGTTTGCTGTAATAACAGCTATCGTAACGATCGAGCCAACTGTAGCTGATTCCATACGTAAAGGGTTTATACGCTTTCCTGCCTCAGCAATTGGCGCTGCTTACTCCGTATTTTTTATATATTTATTTGGAAATTCGCCAATAACCTATGCGCTTGCAGCAACATTGACAATTGTCACTTGTTTTCGCCTAAAACTGCACGCAGGACTATTAGTTGCTACGCTTACAGCAGTAGCAATGATCGAAGTCATTCATAGCAATTATTTTATATCCTTTCTTATTCGCCTAGGAACAACTACAATCGGCTTAGTTGTTTCTACTGCCGTCAATATGTTTGTTCTACCACCTGATTATACATCACATATCACGGAAAATATGATGACCATTCGAAAACGTTTAGCGACTAGAATTAAAAAAGTATTCTATGCAGTAACAGCTGAACAGCCAATAACAGCGGTCCATTCATTACATTCATCAGATGATGTATATAAAAAAATTCGCCAAACGGAAACACTTATCCAATTCCAAAAAGAAGAAGCCAAATATCATCCACTAACAAGTAGCGAAAAGAAATTTTTCAAGCAAATAGAAAAACAGCTAGCAAGCTTAAAACTAATTCATTACCATATTGATAATGTTCTTACCACGAAGTTGAGAAATGACCTTTGGATGGACCATGAAAAAAAGATTATTAGAGAGGTTGTTGATGAATTGGTGGACACTTTCCACCATAAAACCAAGTTAAATCAAACGGATATTTGCAATTTAAGAGAACTTTATTGGCGAGAAAATGGAGTTGCCAGTCGAAAGCCAGATGCAAATATTGCAAATCTTCCACCTGAATTAATTATTACGTATGAGTTACTTACCATTTGTCAGCTAACGAATCGTTTCTTAGAGTATGGGAATAATGTTGACGTGGTAAATTCATCTGATTAA
- a CDS encoding PspA/IM30 family protein gives MTNIFTRMKESVVSDLHHMMDQKEQKNPIAALNHYLRQSEQEKEKVRKLLERQYKLKDEFLKEYQLAQDLADKRLKQANIAERAGETEMYEFAIREHQEYQARAERMKASRDEAVAELDTLEQKYENMKHKLKDMHLRRMELMGRENIARANSQMNRVIGETADKPFSKFAEMERYIEGLEYKVNSAYYRSTFDQKIANLEKEMNDKEEV, from the coding sequence ATGACTAACATTTTCACAAGAATGAAGGAGTCTGTCGTTAGCGATTTACACCATATGATGGATCAAAAGGAGCAAAAAAACCCCATTGCAGCTTTAAATCATTATTTAAGGCAAAGTGAGCAAGAAAAGGAAAAAGTACGGAAGCTTTTGGAACGCCAGTACAAGCTAAAAGATGAGTTTTTAAAGGAATATCAATTAGCGCAAGATTTAGCAGATAAACGGTTAAAGCAAGCTAATATTGCTGAAAGAGCCGGAGAAACAGAAATGTACGAATTTGCGATTCGCGAACATCAAGAATATCAAGCAAGAGCTGAGCGCATGAAAGCTTCGCGCGATGAGGCAGTTGCTGAACTTGATACATTAGAACAAAAGTACGAAAATATGAAGCATAAGTTAAAGGATATGCATTTACGGCGCATGGAATTAATGGGACGGGAAAATATAGCACGCGCAAATTCTCAAATGAATCGGGTCATTGGTGAAACTGCGGACAAACCATTTTCAAAATTTGCTGAAATGGAACGTTATATTGAAGGGTTAGAATATAAAGTAAATAGTGCTTATTACCGTAGCACATTTGATCAAAAAATTGCTAACCTAGAAAAAGAAATGAATGATAAAGAAGAAGTATAA